A section of the Macadamia integrifolia cultivar HAES 741 chromosome 9, SCU_Mint_v3, whole genome shotgun sequence genome encodes:
- the LOC122089874 gene encoding uncharacterized protein LOC122089874, with the protein MATGGSSVTSDQKKRTLEALQRRFAVAKAEVLEQQQKDKKKCSRGEEEKRHDIRCSTVSPLACETDASIAPAPSSVPSSDKVHFSFLGHTPSRGTPGVSDAEANGPAYSQLSQSVHENLLSSNIKISSKRGSQVDRIMHELLQNGDSAQKYMQGSRSMKIENWLLLDNLVQGRGVSVGAHIRTLQNCSKRSKKHMSIRQHKQCRTFELPQEFHK; encoded by the exons ATGGCTACCGGTGGAAGCTCGGTTACCTCAGACCAGAAGAAACGTACATTGGAGGCTTTGCAGCGAAGGTTTGCTGTGGCTAAAGCAGAGGTTCTTGAACAGCAACAGAAGGACAAGAAAAAATGTTCTcggggggaagaagaaaagaggcaTGATATAAGGTGTTCTACTGTCTCCCCTTTGGCATGTGAGACAGATGCATCCATAGCACCTGCACCCTCTTCAGTGCCATCTTCTGATAAAG TGCATTTTTCATTCTTGGGCCACACTCCATCACGGGGGACTCCTGGAGTTTCAG ATGCGGAAGCAAATGGGCCTGCATATTCTCAGTTATCTCAATCTGTACATGAGAATTTGCTGAGTTCCAATATCAAG ATTTCTAGTAAAAGAGGGAGCCAAGTTGATAGGATTATGCATGAACTTCTCCAAAATGGTGATTCGGCACAGAAGTACATGCAAGGATCTAGAAgcatgaaaattgaaaattggcTTCTTCTTGACAATTTAGTGCAAGGACGTGGTGTGTCAGTTGGTGCTCACATTAGAACTTTACAGAACTGCTCGAAGCGCTCTAAAAAGCACATGTCAATCCGACAACATAAACAATGCAGGACATTTGAGTTGCCTCAAGAGTTCCATAAGTAA